In Schizosaccharomyces osmophilus chromosome 2, complete sequence, the following proteins share a genomic window:
- the rpm2 gene encoding mitochondrial ATP-dependent RNA helicase Rpm2 translates to MKLSFFINKFKVRSCYSFQRLHSTIPVSVPKKFLPYDSPGNLLWRSALSGMETYFEKQNIEYPTGYLPSFLERCRNAKTNQELAYYDLKKRALKSLISSRNEITSDIYYSDREYLRRPLHQKNYTSYLFHLQQMIADSFFAYARFKDILENTNVELQRQLTNIRNPGELYPAARSQKRHIIMHVGPTNSGKTYHALQRLKQSEKGIYAGPLRLLAHEVFNRLNADGIKCNLITGEEIRKPYLNPQVLSCTVEMCRTQNSFEVAVVDEIQMIADPDRGFAWTECLLGLNAKEIHLCGEESAVNLVMSIAKSTGDDFTVYHYNRLNRLKLGKGSLNGKLKLREGDCLVAFSRKDIFALKKKVEEKIGKRTAVIYGSLPPEVRNQQANLFNSDSHEEKVLLASDAIGMGLNLSVKRIIFHTLKKFSGKEIIDIPASQVKQIAGRAGRHQASDSEQSPGVVTTLYKEDYEALKLAMKVPTKNLTRASIKPPDYVFQKYCTLFPSDIPVRMILERYAKLFNVHGPYSASNFGVNFFTLDLLETVQELTVEDKISLLGIPIGRQLPNAPEFVRVLGKHIATGRRMQIYDHPYLPLEIIDQGIPSTNEELVDLERLHKKIVVYLWVSLRYPNIILPEAALVAKKLTEEMLAKGLVNVQAGIEK, encoded by the coding sequence ATGAAGCTTTCGttcttcatcaacaaaTTTAAGGTTAGATCATGTTATTCGTTTCAAAGGCTCCATAGTACTATCCCGGTGAGTGTGCCCAAAAAATTTTTGCCATATGACTCACCAGGCAATTTGTTATGGAGGTCGGCATTGAGTGGAATGGAGacttattttgaaaaacaaaacattgaaTACCCAACTGGATACCTGCCGTCATTTTTAGAGCGTTGCCGAAATGCAAAGACGAACCAAGAATTGGCTTACTAcgatttaaaaaaaagggcaTTGAAATCTTTGATCTCCTCCAGAAACGAAATTACGTCTGATATTTACTACAGCGATCGCGAGTACTTGAGGAGACCTTTGCATCAAAAAAACTACActtcttatttatttcaccTTCAGCAAATGATTGCAGACAGTTTTTTTGCATACGCAAGGTTTAAAgatattttggaaaataccAATGTGGAACTACAGAGACAGCTGACCAATATAAGAAATCCAGGAGAGCTGTATCCTGCTGCAAGAAGCCAAAAACGGCACATTATTATGCATGTAGGCCCTACAAACAGCGGGAAAACATATCATGCTTTACAGCGTCTGAAACAGAGCGAAAAAGGTATATATGCAGGTCCATTACGCCTTTTAGCTCACGAAGTTTTTAATCGATTAAACGCTGATGGAATAAAATGCAACTTGATCACAGGTGAGGAGATCAGAAAACCCTATCTTAATCCGCAGGTTCTATCCTGTACTGTTGAGATGTGTAGGACTCAAAATTCCTTTGAAGTTGCAGTTGTCGATGAAATACAAATGATAGCTGATCCTGATAGAGGTTTCGCCTGGACAGAATGTTTACTGGGACTTAATGCTAAAGAAATTCACCTATGCGGAGAGGAAAGTGCTGTGAATTTGGTAATGTCTATTGCAAAGTCAACCGGAGATGATTTTACTGTCTATCATTATAATCGTCTTAATCGCCTTAAACTTGGAAAGGGTAGTTTAAATGGTAAACTGAAGCTGCGCGAAGGTGATTGTTTGGTGGCTTTCTCACGTAAAGATATTTTTgccttaaagaaaaaggttgAGGaaaaaataggaaaacGGACAGCTGTGATTTATGGCTCACTTCCTCCTGAAGTACGTAATCAACAAGCCAACTTATTTAATTCTGATAgtcatgaagaaaaagtccTGTTGGCATCAGATGCTATCGGAATGGGATTGAATTTATCAGTCAAAAGGATCATTTTTCACACACTCAAAAAATTTAGTGGCAAAGAGATCATTGACATCCCTGCTTCTCAAGTAAAACAGATAGCTGGAAGAGCCGGCAGACACCAGGCGTCGGACTCGGAACAATCACCGGGTGTTGTCACGACTTTGTACAAAGAAGATTACGAGGCATTGAAGCTCGCAATGAAGGttccaacaaaaaatttaacTCGAGCTAGCATAAAGCCGCCCGACTATGTATTTCAAAAGTACTGCACCCTTTTTCCAAGCGATATTCCCGTTCGCATGATTTTGGAACGCTACGCGAAACTTTTCAACGTACACGGACCTTATTCTGCGTCCAACTTTGGTGTGAACTTTTTTACTTTGGACTTACTCGAGACTGTGCAAGAATTGACAGTAGAAGACAAGATTTCTCTGTTGGGCATACCGATTGGAAGACAACTTCCAAATGCTCCTGAATTTGTGCGTGTGCTCGGAAAGCACATCGCAACTGGTAGGCGCATGCAAATATATGATCATCCTTACCTGCCACTGGAAATAATTGACCAAGGAATTCCGAGTACTAATGAAGAATTAGTTGATCTAGAAAGacttcataaaaaaatagtGGTATATCTTTGGGTAAGTCTTCGCTACCCAAATATAATATTACCAGAGGCTGCTTTGGTAGCAAAAAAGCTCACAGAAGAAATGCTAGCTAAAGGTTTAGTAAACGTCCAGGCAGGCATCGAGAAATAG
- the gmh5 gene encoding Gmh5 alpha-1,2-galactosyltransferase: MWNPKKKSEALAKFKSFPYPKPGTSNLLDSGSKIYTKRSFLQKVVFFVILVLCFGFFFKHHWSSQSHRGKVVMIVAGNDGGGVKDVKKADEWVLEHISKGNKEEYAKRHGYELIYKSEGLKRRYAHEWRESWEKADYILEAMEKYPNAEWFWWLDLTTYIMEPQYSIEKHIINRLPKIAIRNITDPMEFNPRSYKQIPFEDYSDDISFIMGQDCNGFSLGSFIIRRSEWSKRLLDFLWDPVVYGKKHTDWPHDEQNVLEYFYEHNAWLRGGMAFVPLRTLNAYTTGACEADSSNPRFFYNQKQRDFLVNLAGCNYGRNCKEEIQQYQSIQGRRSGFSKLFSLFF, translated from the coding sequence ATGTGGAacccaaagaaaaagtcagAAGCTCTGGCAAAATTTAAATCATTTCCTTATCCTAAACCAGGCACCTCGAATTTGTTAGATTCTGGCTCTAAGATATACACAAAAAGATCATTTTTGCAGAAAGTAGTGTTTTTCGTTATTCTCGTGCTATGCTTcgggtttttttttaagcaCCATTGGAGTTCGCAGTCTCACCGCGGTAAAGTGGTGATGATCGTTGCTGGTAATGACGGCGGTGGTGTTAAGGATGTAAAAAAGGCTGATGAATGGGTTTTGGAACATATTTCCaagggaaacaaagaagaatacgCGAAACGCCACGGATATGAGTTAATTTATAAGAGCGAAGGATTGAAACGTCGATATGCTCATGAATGGCGAGAATCTTGGGAAAAAGCAGACTATATACTTGAAGCCATGGAAAAGTACCCCAATGCTGAATGGTTCTGGTGGTTGGATTTAACTACCTACATAATGGAGCCTCAATATTCTATTGAGAAACATATTATTAATCGTCTTCCAAAGATTGCTATTCGTAACATCACTGATCCTATGGAATTTAATCCTCGTAGTTACAAGCAAATTCCTTTTGAGGATTATTCCGATGATATCAGCTTTATCATGGGCCAGGATTGCAATGGCTTCAGTCTTGGTTCTTTTATAATCCGTCGCAGTGAATGGTCGAAGCGACTTTTAGATTTCCTATGGGATCCTGTCgtttatggaaaaaaacATACTGATTGGCCGCATGACGAACAAAATGTGCTTGAATACTTCTACGAGCATAACGCTTGGTTACGTGGTGGAATGGCCTTTGTTCCTTTACGAACATTGAACGCTTATACTACAGGCGCTTGTGAAGCCGATAGTAGCAATCCCCGATTTTTCTATAATCAAAAGCAGAGGGACTTTTTGGTCAACTTGGCTGGTTGTAATTACGGAAGAAATTGCAAGGAGGAAATCCAGCAGTATCAATCCATCCAGGGAAGGCGATCTGGTTTCTCAAAACTAttctctctctttttttaa
- the rpn10 gene encoding 19S proteasome regulatory subunit Rpn10, which produces MVLEANMFLIDNSEWMINGDYIPNRFDAQKDTVHLIFNQKINDNPETMCGLMTMGENNPQVLSTLTRDYGKFLSATHDLPVRGDSKFGDAIQIAQLALKHRENKTQRPRIVAFVGSPVVEDEKNLIRLAKRMKKNNIAIDIIHIGELESEGALQRFIEAANSNDNCHLVSVPPSSQLLSDLVNQSPIGQGVPASQGQFEYGVDPNLDPELALALELSMAEERARQEVSAQKPAEPSEPAEEQGDKKMQE; this is translated from the exons ATGGTGTTGGAGGCTAATATGTTTTT AATTGACAACTCTGAATGGATGATTAATGGAGACTATATTCCCAATAGATTTGACGCTCAAAAAGACACTGtacatttgatttttaaccaaaaaatcaatgatAATCCAGAAACCATGTGCGGTTTGATGACGATGGGTGAGAATAA TCCTCAGGTGTTAAGTACGTTGACAAGAGACTATGGTAAATTTTTATCAGCCACGCATGACTTACCTGTTCGTGGTGATTCCAAATTTGGAGATGCGATTCAAATTGCTCAACTTGCCCTGAAGCATCGAGAAAACAAGACTCAAAGACCTAGAATTGTTGCATTTGTTGGCTCTCCTGTCgttgaagatgaaaagaaccTAATTCGCTTGGCGAAgaggatgaagaaaaataatatagCTATTGATATTATCCATATCGGAGAACTTGAAAGCGAAGGTGCATTACAGCGTTTTATTGAAGCTGCAAATTCGAATGATAATTG CCATCTTGTAAGTGTCCCCCCAAGCTCGCAACTCCTCTCAGACTTGGTGAACCAATCTCCCATTGGACAAGGTGTTCCTGCTTCCCAAGGTCAATTTGAATATGGTGTTGATCCTAACCTTGACCCCGAGTTGGCCTTGGCTTTGGAGCTTTCTATGGCCGAAGAACGGGCTCGCCAAGAAGTTTCTGCTCAAAAACCAGCTGAGCCGTCCGAGCCAGCCGAAGAACAAGGCgataaaaaaatgcaagaataa
- the rex1 gene encoding 3'-5'- exoribonuclease Rex1, translating to MAAVQNGMKKEELKDAKLEKHQLEKKQRKLKRKAETGTSSSDSSKSGKESPDEKDESEKKKKKKKKLKKSKQPLNDENYPRLQSTENNLQKPIKIADLQELLFWCLADGQAPSWVLVRNKQHIRRAVVLLVPGLEPSQFGFKPVKGDKHSFLLPTALKDKTPSELSEFDDIFKLAWPTRSPGDRYRVFSPVNAFLQSLLSNEQKKKRDREMRSMSKSSKPEDYLMSYESFVEDEYPLHPTIKLDSEPNELPEGWVASNADFHQRPQEPNILAMDCEMVKTENGSEIARVTIVDLKNEVLYDELVKPGFPVTDYVTQFSGITEEKLAPVTTRLADVHAYLQKTIDNNVVFLGHSLNSDLNCLRFVHPHIIDTANMYNHTRGPPSKPSLKWLASKWLHKEIQKGGALGHDSAEDATTCVELLKLKIKNGPGFGLFNQDFESIFHRLSRQQPTPLIGAIADYGNPEACIGKAAHKNVSCSNDDEIISAAVTLSDMHNFVWARLREVEQVAQWNVNRANQKQSNGTDSDTSAGEQDNDEVNYSQALVHLNRRIRLLYDSLPSGTLFMIYTGTGNPIEMSRLNSIRQTFRKEYQTKKWDELSVQWTDEENAKLINSVENTRNGLSFFTVK from the coding sequence ATGGCGGCCGTTCAAAATGggatgaagaaggaagagtTAAAGGATGCTAAGTTAGAAAAGCATCAACTGGAGAAGAAACAGAGAAAGTTGAAGCGAAAAGCTGAGACTGGCACTTCTTCAAGCGATTCCTCAAAATCAGGGAAAGAGTCGCCGGACGAAAAGGACGAGAgcgaaaagaagaaaaagaaaaagaaaaagctgaaaaagTCAAAGCAACCTCTTAATGATGAAAACTATCCAAGGTTGCAGTCTACAGAGAACAACTTGCAAAAACCTATAAAAATTGCAGATTTACAAgagcttttattttggtGTCTTGCCGACGGACAAGCGCCATCCTGGGTTTTGGTACGAAATAAACAGCATATCCGTCGTGCAGTGGTTTTGCTGGTACCGGGTTTAGAGCCTTCGCAATTTGGATTCAAACCTGTTAAGGGTGACAAGCATTCGTTTTTATTACCTACTGCCTTGAAGGATAAGACTCCTAGCGAACTATCAGAATTTGATGACATTTTTAAACTCGCATGGCCCACTCGATCTCCTGGAGATCGATATCGTGTATTCTCTCCGGTGAATGCTTTTCTGCAATCACTTTTGAGcaatgaacaaaaaaagaagagagaCCGAGAGATGAGATCCATGTCAAAGTCCAGCAAACCGGAAGATTACCTCATGTCCTACGAGTCTTTCGTAGAAGATGAGTATCCGTTGCATCCTACAATCAAGCTTGATTCTGAACCCAATGAACTTCCTGAAGGTTGGGTCGCTTCCAATGCTGATTTCCATCAACGTCCACAGGAACCAAACATCCTTGCTATGGATTGTGAGATGGTAAAGACTGAAAATGGATCCGAAATTGCTCGTGTCACCATTGTTGATctaaaaaatgaagttttgtACGATGAACTCGTCAAGCCAGGTTTCCCAGTTACCGATTATGTAACTCAATTTTCTGGTATAACGGAGGAAAAGCTGGCTCCAGTTACAACTAGACTAGCAGACGTACATGCTTACTTACAGAAAACAATTGACAATAATGTGGTTTTCCTAGGTCACAGCCTTAATTCGGATCTGAACTGTCTTCGCTTTGTTCATCCTCACATTATAGATACAGCGAATATGTATAATCACACACGTGGGCCTCCTTCAAAGCCGTCTCTTAAATGGTTAGCTTCAAAATGGTTGCATAaggaaattcaaaaaggcGGAGCTTTAGGTCACGATTCAGCAGAAGATGCCACTACCTGTGTCGAGCTTTTGAAGCTTAAGATAAAAAATGGCCCTGGTTTTGGTCTGTTTAATCAGGATTTTGAATCAATTTTCCATCGTCTTTCACGACAACAGCCGACGCCATTAATTGGTGCAATTGCTGATTATGGAAATCCAGAAGCCTGCATCGGAAAAGCAGCTCACAAGAACGTATCATGTTCAAATGATGATGAGATTATTAGTGCTGCCGTTACTTTATCGGATATGCATAACTTCGTTTGGGCTCGATTGCGGGAAGTAGAACAAGTGGCCCAGTGGAATGTAAATCGTGCAAACCAGAAACAAAGTAATGGCACGGATTCGGATACAAGTGCTGGAGAGCAGGATAATGATGAAGTGAATTATTCCCAAGCACTGGTTCACTTGAATAGAAGAATCCGACTTTTGTACGATTCACTCCCAAGCGGTACGCTTTTCATGATTTATACAGGAACGGGAAATCCTATAGAGATGTCCAGGTTAAATAGTATTCGCCAGACATTTCGAAAAGAGTatcaaacgaaaaaatGGGACGAGCTATCCGTACAATGGACAGACGAAGAAAATGCTAAACTGATCAACTCTGTCGAAAATACCCGGAATGGTTTATCCTTCTTCACCgtaaaatag
- the vma2 gene encoding V-type ATPase V1 subunit B, whose product MTSLFDLNAAAAVKDYSVKPKLSYSTVNAITGPLVILDNIRSPKYNEIVNLNLPDGSVRSGQVLEVAGSKAIVQVFEGTSGVDVRKTSIDFSGHSMRIPVSEDMLGRVFNGSGVPIDKGPSLLAEDYLDINGSPINPYARIYPEEMIQTGISSIDGMNSIARGQKIPIFSSAGLPHNEIAAQICRQADLVKRPTKDVHDGHEDNFSIVFAAMGVNLETARFFQRDFEENGSLERVTLFLNLANDPTIERIITPRLALTASEFLAYQTEKHVLTILTDMTSYADALREVSAAREEVPGRRGYPGYMYTDLSTIYERAGRVEGRNGSITQIPILTMPNDDITHPIPDLTGYITEGQIFVDRQLQNNGIYPPINVLPSLSRLMKSAIGEGMTRNDHGDVSNQLYAMYAVGRDAASMKSVVGEEALSQEDRLALEFLGKFEKTFVKQGAYENRSIIETLDLAWSLLRIFPREMLTRIPKKILDQYYTRSSKDVLDNSEDS is encoded by the exons ATGACTTCGCTCTTTGATCTGAATGCGGCTGCCGCTGTCAA GGACTATTCTGTCAAGCCTAAGCTATCGTACAGCACTGTGAATGCAATCACTGGTCCTTTGGTGATCCTTGA TAATATCCGCAGCCCAAAATATAATGAAATTGTGAACCTGAATTTACCG GATGGATCTGTTCGATCTGGTCAAGTTTTAGAAGTCGCTGGTTCGAAAGCCATCGTTCAAGTTTTCGAAGGTACATCTGGTGTCGATGTCCGAAAGACTAGCATAGACTTTTCGGGACATTCTATGCGAATCCCCGTCTCTGAAGACATGCTTGGACGTGTTTTCAACGGTTCAGGTGTCCCCATCGATAAGGGTCCCAGCTTGCTGGCCGAAGACTATTTAGACATCAATGGGTCTCCTATCAATCCATATGCTCGTATCTATCCAGAAGAAATGATTCAAACTGGTATTTCCTCTATTGACGGTATGAACAGTATAGCTCGTGGTCAAAAAATTcccattttttcttctgctGGTCTTCCTCACAATGAAATTGCTGCCCAAATTTGTCGTCAAGCTGATTTGGTCAAAAGACCCACAAAAGACGTCCATGATGGTCATGAAGACAACTTCTCTATTGTTTTCGCCGCCATGGGTGTTAACTTGGAAACAGCCCGTTTCTTCCAGCgtgattttgaagaaaacggTTCTCTTGAACGTGTAACACTTTTCCTCAATTTGGCTAACGATCCTACCATTGAGCGAATCATTACTCCCCGTTTGGCTCTTACAGCTTCAGAGTTTTTGGCTTATCAAACTGAAAAGCATGTTCTTACCATTCTTACGGATATGACTTCCTACGCTGATGCACTACGAGAGGTTTCTGCTGCTCGTGAGGAAGTCCCTGGTCGTCGTGGTTATCCTGGTTACATGTATACAGATTTGTCAACTATTTATGAGCGTGCTGGCCGTGTTGAGGGTCGTAATGGTTCTATAACTCAAATTCCCATCTTAACTATGCCTAACGATG ATATTACTCACCCTATTCCAGACTTGACAGGTTATATTACAGAGGGTCAAATTTTCGTTGACCGACAACTTCAGAATAATGGTATTTATCCTCCTATTAATGTTTTACCTTCACTCTCGAGATTGATGAAGTCTGCTATTGGTGAAGGAATGACCCGCAATGATCATGGCGACGTTTCCAACCAACTTTATGCGATGTATGCTGTCGGTCGTGATGCTGCTTCCATGAAATCTGTAGTCGGTGAAGAGGCTTTATCTCAAGAAGATCGTTTGGCCCTTGAGTTTTTGGGTAAATTCGAGAAAACCTTTGTCAAGCAGGGTGCCTATGAGAACCGCTCCATTATTGAGACTTTAGACTTGGCTTGGTCTCTTCTTCGTATTTTCCCTCGTGAAATGCTTACACGTATTCCCAAGAAAATTCTGGATCAATACTATACTAGATCATCCAAAGACGTACTTGACAACTCTGAAGATTCTTAA
- the moe1 gene encoding translation initiation factor eIF3d → MATGFKLPDLPPVKSAWGPHETEQFSEDVPYAPFSKGDRLGKIADWSVEQPKDGREQRGRQGAFVNRFRDQYQTYGHGAASVFAYQHSEDESSFSVIDRGSVNRVRTSARGTMLKVRGRGQNTQRGGAGRGGRFGGGGRGGTETVMSRAAGGGGGARGRRFGWKDYDKHQRIRNASVAVGNEWELLEEIEFSHLSKLNLAATAPETVDTYGYVYPYDKSFDKVHVKSEKPLQALDRVHYNTTTTEDPVIQKLAVSSEANIFITDSVLSLLMCSTRSIYPWDIVITRQSGKLFFDKREGGPFDYLTVNENAYDSPMDNDDREGVNSPGALSVEATYINQNFSVQAVREAEEEKHDLNHPNPFYNSKEENEPLAAHGYVYRKVNLSLDSDEKPVNLMVRAEVDGYMKTPSNDVQYVSIKALNEYDPKFTNVAGSVDWRSKLESQRGAVFATEMKNNSCKLARWTTEALLAGVDTMKIGFVSRSNIRDAQHHGILGVVAYKPADLANQMNMSLSNGWGIVRTMADICFKMPDGKYSLVKDPNRPIVRLYSVPPETFEEPTAPASEISSS, encoded by the coding sequence ATGGCAACTGGATTTAAATTGCCTGATTTACCACCCGTAAAATCAGCATGGGGGCCTCATGAGACTGAGCAGTTTAGTGAAGACGTCCCTTATGCTCCTTTCAGCAAAGGTGACCGTTTAGGTAAAATTGCTGACTGGTCTGTTGAGCAACCCAAAGATGGTCGCGAACAAAGAGGCCGTCAAGGAGCTTTCGTTAATAGATTTCGTGACCAATATCAAACATATGGTCATGGTGCCGCTTCTGTCTTTGCTTATCAACACTCCGAGGATGAATCATCGTTCTCTGTGATTGATCGTGGCTCTGTTAACCGTGTCCGTACCTCTGCCCGTGGAACTATGTTGAAGGTACGTGGCCGTGGTCAAAACACTCAACGTGGAGGAGCTGGACGTGGTGGTCGTTTCGGTGGAGGTGGACGTGGTGGCACTGAAACTGTCATGAGTCGTGCTGCTGGCGGCGGTGGTGGTGCTAGAGGCCGTCGTTTTGGCTGGAAAGATTATGACAAGCATCAACGCATCCGTAATGCTAGTGTTGCTGTCGGCAATGAATGGGAGTTGCTTGAGGAAATTGAGTTTAGCCATTTGTCCAAGCTCAATTTGGCTGCTACTGCTCCTGAGACCGTCGACACTTACGGTTATGTTTATCCTTATGATAAGTCTTTCGACAAGGTGCACGTTAAATCTGAGAAGCCTTTGCAAGCCTTGGATCGCGTTCATTACAACACTACCACTACAGAAGATCCCGTTATTCAAAAGCTCGCTGTTTCAAGTGAAGCCAACATCTTTATCACTGATAGTGTCTTGTCCTTGTTGATGTGTTCTACTCGTTCCATTTACCCCTGGGATATTGTTATTACCCGCCAAAGCGGCAAGCTTTTCTTTGACAAGCGTGAAGGTGGTCCTTTCGATTATCTTACCGTAAATGAGAATGCCTACGATTCCCCTATGGACAATGATGACCGTGAAGGAGTTAACTCTCCTGGTGCCTTGTCTGTTGAAGCTACTTACATCAATCAAAACTTCTCCGTTCAAGCTGTTCgtgaagctgaagaagaaaagcatgACTTGAATCATCCCAATCCTTTCTACAACTCCAAGGAAGAGAACGAGCCTTTGGCTGCACATGGCTATGTTTACCGTAAGGTTAATTTGTCCCTTGATTCAGATGAGAAGCCTGTAAACTTGATGGTTCGTGCAGAAGTTGATGGCTACATGAAGACACCTTCCAATGACGTCCAATATGTTTCCATTAAGGCCTTGAATGAATATGATCCCAAGTTTACCAATGTTGCTGGCTCTGTGGACTGGCGCTCTAAGCTTGAAAGCCAACGTGGTGCTGTCTTTGCTACTGAGATGAAGAATAACAGCTGCAAGCTTGCTCGCTGGACGACTGAAGCTCTTTTAGCTGGCGTTGATACTATGAAGATTGGTTTTGTTAGCCGTTCGAATATCCGCGATGCTCAACATCATGGTATCCTTGGCGTCGTTGCTTATAAGCCTGCTGATTTGGCCAACCAAATGAACATGAGCTTGAGTAATGGATGGGGTATTGTACGTACTATGGCTGATATCTGTTTTAAGATGCCAGATGGCAAATATTCTCTCGTCAAAGATCCCAACAGACCCATTGTGCGTTTGTACTCTGTTCCTCCTGAAACTTTTGAGGAGCCTACTGCACCTGCTTCTgaaatttcatcttcttga
- the nbp35 gene encoding CIA machinery ATPase Nbp35: MQVQETKPIDAPEHCPGPSSETAGAASACAGCPNQQICASAPRGEDPDLPLVTERLSKIKKKILVLSGKGGVGKSTFSAQLAWALSLEEDKQIGLMDVDICGPSIPRIMGVEKEEAHQSSEGWSPIYVCPNLAVMSIGFLLPSDDSSVIWRGPKKNGLIKQFIKDVNWENLDFLIVDTPPGTSDEHLSLVQFFKNAGIDGAIVVTTPQEVALQDVRKEIDFCRKASIPVLGVVENMSGFVCPSCRNKTNIFTVNTGGGEALAQEMNIPFLGRVPLDPAIARSCDFGKSFVDECPESPASEIIIDIINKVDYNLQAQKGSS; the protein is encoded by the coding sequence ATGCAGGTTCAAGAGACAAAGCCTATTGATGCTCCAGAGCATTGCCCTGGACCTTCCTCAGAAACTGCAGGAGCAGCATCAGCTTGTGCAGGATGCCCGAATCAACAAATTTGTGCCTCTGCTCCTCGAGGAGAAGATCCAGATTTGCCATTGGTGACGGAACGATTGAGTAAGattaagaagaaaatacttGTACTTTCAGGAAAAGGCGGTGTGGGAAAATCTACGTTTTCCGCTCAATTGGCATGGGCATTgtctttagaagaagacaaaCAAATTGGCTTAATGGATGTCGATATTTGTGGCCCATCAATTCCGAGAATTATGGGCgtcgaaaaagaagaagctcATCAGTCCAGCGAGGGTTGGTCTCCAATTTATGTGTGCCCTAATCTAGCGGTTATGTCCATAGGCTTTTTGTTGCCTAGTGACGATTCATCGGTTATTTGGAGAGGGCCCAAGAAGAATGGATTAATTAAACAGTTCATTAAAGATGTCAACTGGGagaatttggattttcttaTTGTTGATACACCTCCAGGAACTAGCGATGAACACTTGTCCTTGgttcaattttttaaaaatgcaGGGATTGATGGTGCCATTGTCGTTACAACTCCTCAAGAAGTAGCGTTGCAAGATGTTCGTAAAGAAATCGATTTCTGTAGAAAGGCTTCCATTCCCGTTTTAGGTGTCGTGGAGAATATGAGTGGGTTTGTATGCCCTTCTTGTCGAAATAAGACTAATATATTTACTGTAAATACTGGAGGTGGTGAAGCATTAGCGCAAGAGATGAATATTCCCTTTTTGGGACGTGTTCCTTTGGATCCTGCTATCGCTCGTTCTTGCGACTTTGGTAAAAGTTTTGTTGATGAATGCCCCGAATCTCCAGCGTCCGAGATTATAATCGATATTATAAACAAGGTGGATTATAATTTACAAGCACAAAAAGGGTCTTcttaa